The stretch of DNA ttaggttgagtaggagttggagtagccatgaaattcgcctgaggccactgtgatggagtagggaatctgggacgagaccgacagactttcgcggagtgtccaactttatcacatagttggcaaacaactcgttggcggcctgtgaagtcaggacgcgacggctgagtattatgaaagttaccaccttgatatgggtaaggagggtttggtctgggccccataaggctaggaggcagcttagccaaatcgttgttgacgtgcttattgtactggttgctcttcctcttggatttttgattgacctgagctgtaataggtggtccgggcaacttatcatcacgcttcaagtacgtctcatagtcgatcaacttatcataaagttcttcgaatgatattggtgagtcacgtgcccgaagtgctgctgtcagttctttgtactcgcctcttaagccattgagggtatggattaggacttcttcatcgctgagagaatgacctatcaaagctaaatcatcgataataactttgatattttgtagataatcagcaatagtacttccctcttgtttcattttcatcagattggagagaagtccgagcatgcgagtacgcgagcgatttgccaaagttgtttgtaatttgcaccatgcttctgcagcagtcgtacatgaggatatcagcggggcaatggatccagcaacggaagcttgaatagcttggaggatgaggcgatcttgacgtaaccatagttggtgggctggatttggcactggattgggttcgcttgggatgttgatcatttcaggtggacactggagagagccatcaacgtaacctaagagatcatagccaaataaaagattagaaagttgtgctcgCCAAGATGCGTAattgccgcctttggataatttgaagggaatgagtgctgcagcattgatggtgataagactttgagaagtgctcagagtccctgcagaaatagggacaggaatatcggaagaggtAAATGAAGACATCTcagatattttgtggcgggtcaagtgatctttatagaagatgtaaagatataggaggaagggaggaggagaaaagtagATCGATGCGCTGCAGAGTAGGCTGCAGCGCGATGAACTGCAGAGAAGGCTGCAGCGTGATGAACTGCAGTGATGGGCGAGCAATCTGCAGCAAGAAAGGCAACGATGtggaagaaatctctgcagcttgcagcgatttctgcagcgatgctggagaaatctgcaaggttggagatagttgcagtaatgcagtattggagtttggtggccggaagagcagcggagttttcagcggaagacttcggttggcaagggagtagcagccggcggtagaaacaaaggccgtgactgtgcttcctttaggatctgatattagtagccgcaagtgctgcagtaggctgcagcgaatggctacggctgaggggcggaggcgtcgccacgagagggatggttggactccggagaagagggcttgctctaggcaaactgctctgataccatgatagaaattaagcgaagaagatagaaagatagaaattgtaaaagaaactatgaaatgtataagatataattgcctaatacattttgatagtgagttcttgacagccatttatacacactcagtagggaggttatacacattcagcatggaggatttttctcaactgctgagagatttcctcaactgccttgaggaaatcttatctgcttatcagtgGCTCTTCGAGTTTATATCAAATCGTTCTTAGTCGGACGAACTAAAGCTGCTACGGCCACTTACAATCACTATTAATCAACACAAATATTCCCCCACCACAAGAACACCTAACACCCGATTGGATGTTTCCATCGACAAAATCTAAACTTAAAGTGGAACTGACAAGAACTAGTTTGCAATCACCTAACTACAAACAAAACGATTCAAACGAAGTTAAACGTGACCGGCAGAATCGGAGTCAACAACAAGGGAACAACGATTTAGCAGGTGAGAGATAGTACGAGATGTTCATCTGGCGGAAGAGCATGCCGAGGATGGCGAGGGAGCAGAGGAGGACGATGAGGACGTCGGAGACGAGGGAGAGAAGGCTCGACCCCCGGTACGCGCAGTGGTAGTACACCAGGGTCCCGCAAACTAGCAAAACCGCCGGCCGCCCCACCTCCACCCTCCCCTCCTCCGCCGATGCCAACGTCTCCTCCGTCGCCGCCCTCCGTTCTCCCTCCGCCATCCAACAGCAAACCAACCCTAACCCTTTCTCTCTCTAGACGAGTCGTCGATTAAATTGTTTGGGTTTTCCCGTTTTATTTTCCTGTATAAATCCGGGACCGGCGTTGGGCAGACCTCGGCGTGGACAACCCTCCAAGGAGACGACATAGACCCATTTGCCTACCCGCCTCGCCAGCTTCTGGAGGCCCACTTGCGGGACCGACTCTCGCGTCCACTCGTTTTCTAAGTCAGTTTCGATGTAGTGAGGACGGTCGATTGTCGAAAATATTCGTAAATGAAATGGATAAaaggtttgatttttttttttggcgcCTTCTTCCGGAAAGTATtcgtatttttatttttctcaagattgtgtcttatatattttttataatactaTAAATATCATGTATCGTTGGTCATCGcttgttatctcgatgttccttttGTATATACCATCAACCTCTATATTGTTATTTTCAATTTCATGATATGATCATAGAATACTCTCTTAAACATTCTCACATCGCCTCTATCTTCTACTTCGAGGAGTGAAAGATGACAAGAGTGATAATAAGATTTCATAAATAAGATAAAGACAATGAACAACGGGAGATTGATGAAGAAGACATCATATTAGGAAAAAAGAGATTATTATTCGTAACTCTCTTATTACTATTTATgatcttattttattatttttaatatttataaatgaacataaatatcattttccttttcctcttcttcctcctcctttagTGAAtgacaaaaaaagaataaaattgataatataataacaatattatttaaaaaaatgtgTTATTATATTCTTAAAAAGGGTTATCAATAGCAACGTGGTTGTCAATAATAAAATGAGAACTATAGATAATAAACTTGGGGAAAATGAAAACAAAGAtacctttagaaaaaaaaataaaaaaaagagagcttttttttttgttgttgtgaaaatcatcttttaaaaatttaagttttaaattaaaattatgaaaaatctAGTATATATTAACTATAATAAGTTTAACTTAGACTCATGATTCTATCATTTCTATTCAAGtggagaaattttgatttgaattgaTAATCAAACTCAAACTGTGATTTTTGTCCACTGTGTCACTCCCTTTATTAGAATTAATAAAGCAAACTGTGTTTGGAATGGTGATCCCAACGGTTATTATGCCCTCTTGAAAATTTTCTCTCTTGACATCAACATTTTGTACatcttaatataatatatattaatctaaaaaaaaCACATACTTGCAGTTGTTATCTATGTACAATTGTATGtgtcaacaaaaaaagaaaaaaagaaattctAACAAGGCTTTGGAGACtctcaaataaattataattatatacatTGGGTGGATTTCTAAAAAAATTTGAACTTTGATAATTTCTCATATAACACCTCAACTTTGATAAATTTTCGTagagtaatattttttttaaaatgatcatTATACTCTTATCATCTATCACCCGTCGCGTGATCTTGATTTTGCTATCGCACCATCAATCCCCCCCCTCTCGTCCTTAATAGTTGCTTGTCACCTGTGACGAAGGTGCGACCATGTACTAAGACAACTAACGATAGAGATCTCACTCTCCTCGAACCTTAGTAAGTATCACTTGTCCGTTTATCTTATTGGATTTACTGTCTATAACTCTCTTATGCAATGAAGGAAGGAGTACAGAGGTTTGACGGCCCTCGCACCCCCACCTTATTTCAAAAGGACTACGAGCTAAATGAATGAATATGAATAAGAAATTTTTACGGCAAATAAGAAATAGCTAtttttatgtaaatttttttaaaagaaataaatgagAAATTCTTAAAATTATGATTGTTTTTGaattcgtatatatatatatatatatatatatatatatatatatatatatatatatataagtttttgGTTTGACAGGAAATCTGGAATGTTTCATCTCCCGTTTCGCATCTCCCCAAGACGCACCACGAGTAAAATCTCCACGGCCTGTGGGTCATGGCGGTTTGCATCGGCCCCACGGTCCTCTCCCCGGTGTCACCCTATTGTACCCCTACGCGTCTCGAAAAGCTGCGTCATCTTGTCGTGGCACGTCGATTGCTCCACCTCTGGTATCATCTCGACCCCTCAAGATCTCGTCGCTCTCGCTCGCACCCGTCTCTCGGATCCCTTTGCCAGTATCCATCGCCGGCCAAGGCCGATCTCTGGATCTGTTGTCTTCCCAACACGATCGGGTTCCGAATCTTGATCTTCCGCGATGGCATACGGCGATCGCATGACCACGTTCGAGGATTCGGAGAAGGAGAGCGAGTACGGATACGTCCGCAAGGTAAATCGTTCTTTGTTTCCCTCTGCAGTCTCATGGAGTCCTACATGGTCCTTTTGACTATGGATTCTGGGAGTTTTAGGGTTTTCTTTGATTTCTTCTTACGGTGCTTGAATGCGTGGAATTGACCTGATTTATTGAAGTCCTTGAGCCGACTCATCTGGCAATGGATCATTGACTCGTGATCTCGAATGAACGGCGCGATAGTCGTATGAAAATGCGTTGGTTACGAAGCTGAAACCTAATTGCGAGGTTAGGATTTGGCGTGTTAGACTAACCGAATTATGTGATGATCATGAAGCTGTGTATTTTCGATGTTCGTAGATTGATGGACATCAAGGTCCTGCATGCACGTACTTCTTGTTTCTGTGGTCATGTAGCACCCCCGGGCAAACTTATTACGTTGATTCCTTTGTCTCATTTTGGTTCTGTAAAATCGCACTACCTTTTTAAATCTCTTAAGCTTCTCTTCGTTTAACTGCAAAATTTTAATcatgagattttaaaataaaTCTAGGCTTCTACAGTCAACTATAGTGGACACAATTTCTTAAGTGGACAATACACAAATTTTAGTGTCAAAGTTAGAGATGCAAGGTTCACGTACCACGGGATACTGCCAAGTACAGGCGGTATGTGTTGGTCTGACAGAGACCGGTATAAGCGGTACATATTGGTTTGTCGGTATATCCCACCGTACTGTGTTGGTACATTGATATAGTTTGATATATACCGTATCAATGGTTGGTCGGTATACGATACGAACCGATAAGACGACTCATGTCGAGATGAAAGTTTATTTTTTAGgtgtaaaaaatatttaatgaagACATAAATAGTCTTTTGTAAGAGAAAAATGTGTTTGATGGATGTGCATCACTTTTAAGTCTAGTTGAGGAGTCGCAATGTTCTATTTAGCCCATTTGTATTGTTTTCTATGTGCTGTTTTCACACACACTTTTGTGGTGGTAAAATAAGAGAAATATTAACCTCTTATGACTTTGTGGTCCATATTAACTGTTCTGCACCAAAATGGATGCCAAATAGTCAAGAATGAGAGTTACATGTGCTTTTAAATTCTCTTTGATTTTTCTATTACAGTCAGCAGATGGAGTCCCATTGTAGGATGCTCTACTTGAGAATCAAGTATTAGTTTTTGCTGACTGCAGTCCACTTCAAAATTTACATTTATTTAGTTTTGGTAGTATATAGAAGCGACAGAACTTGAATGGTCAAATGGATATGAAATGTAATACAGAGAATTTTCCAGATGGTTGTTGATCGTATAAATACATATTAAGCTAGCAtaagatgaatttgatatatttttttaattgacaTTTAAATCTTTCAAGGAAAGCTAAAAACAATTACCAGTTTTTCTCTCTGTCCTTGCCTGTAGCATGGCAGAACCATCAGCCCCATTTCAGCCTGACCTGAAAATTGGTCATTGTAATCGGTGGGCTAGGCTAGGCCTAGTGGATAAGACCCCTGACTCATGATTGGTGGGGTCAGGAGGGCTTACTTGTTCATTGCATAATTTCGTGAGTCCAATCTGTTTGGACTTCAGGTTTTCATTGAAGACAGACCAAAGCCTAAATTAAGTCTGAGATTTAATTTTAACTAGATGTTCTGGCCTATCCCTCTTAGCAGGCTCATCATCTTGTCTGCTGTTGAATATACATTGCCAATATTTTTCAAAGCAGGGCTTCTTTTCTGCTGCAACAAGTAACTTATGTAGAATCTTTGCTTGATTGTTACATCACATTAATTATTACTGCAAATTTTCAGGTTTCTGGGCCAGTTGTTGTGGCTGATGGTATGGGAGGTGCTGCCATGTATGAACTTGTTCGTGTTGGCTATGATAAGCTGATTGGTGAGATTATTCGTTTGGAGGGTGATTCAGCTACCATCCAGGGTAAATGGCATCAAAATCTTTTTTCACTGTTTAATTCCCTTTGTTGTCTATCTTCAGTTATTTTAGGTTGTTTATTCTAAGGAATAAATGATATGTTGCCtacttttgtttttaaatttcagTTTATGAAGAAACTGCTGGTTTAATGGTCAATGACCCTGTTTTAAGAACTCGAAAGGTTATTAACATTTTCAGTGGTTATATCTCTTATAATTGATGTATGTGATTATGGTCTGGCCTTATCTatggattgattttttttttctttttgtttacaGCCTCTCTCAGTCGAGTTGGGACCTGGAATTTTAGGCAACATTTTTGATGGAATTCAGGTTTATGTTGAAATATTAAAGGAAAATCTAGTGTCGTTGGTTCCATGTGCTTTTTCCATCATTATGTGATTCTTATTGGTTAGAATTCACATATCTAGATATTTGTGACTTGCCTAACTATAACTAGTGGCTCAATATGTTCTCACCTAATTATCTGATTAAATTCAGTAGCTTTTTCAATTGGTACAATTAAAGTTTGTTGCACTTTATTATAGCCTTAGTTTGCTTCGAATCTTGAAATTTCTCCATGTGTTTTCAATTCATATTCTCATTTGTTGTTAGTTGCAAAGGTATGCTATTTGACATTCATGTTATTAATCACCTCATTGAATTTGTATTTTCTTGTTATTAATCTATTTAATTCTTAATTGCATGTTCGTCCTTCTTCCTAATTACAGCGGCCTTTGAAGACTATTGCTCTAAAATCTGGTGATGTCTACATCCCTCGTGGTGTTTCTGTTCCTGCCTTGGACAAAGATATATTATGGGAATTCGAGCCTGGAAAATTAGGTAATTAGACCAATTACTTGGAATTCATATATTGCTTGTTTGTCCTCCATATTTTGGTTTTTTTATTGTTGCTAGCGTGTGACGTGCCTGAAAGTTTGATCTGTTCTTGCACTTTCTTTAGCTGTTGGAGATCTTCTGACTGGTGGAGATTTATATGCAGTAAGTTATATGAAATTGGACAGATATGGAATATTAATTGATATGAGATTTAATTCTCAGTATACATGTTTCAGTTGTCATAAGATTCTAATGCTCATTATTTACCATGCAGATTGTCTTTGAGAACACACTAATGAAGCACCATGTTGCTCTTCCTCCTGGTTCCATGGGAAAAATCAGTTACATTGCCCCTGCTGGTCAATACAACCTGAATGTTAGTgaacttatatatatgtataaaagtTCGTTTGCATCAAGCATTTTCATTATGTTGCTTTTGCTCAAGGCTTCTTTTTGTCTCACTTACTATTATATTTCTAGGACACTGTATTGGAGCTGGAGTTTCAAGATGTTAAAAAGCAGTTCAGCATGCTTCAGGTTAGTAACACTGTTCTTTGTTATTTAGAGTCTGATCTCCATTTTCCAATAAACATAATCACTGCAATGTCTCCTGACTTATTTCTGCAGACATGGCCAGTACGTACTCCAAGACCAGTTGCAGCAAAGCTTGCTGCTGATACACCTCTATTGACAGGACAGGTAAATTGAAATGGATGAGGAACACCAGGGATCATGTTATGCTTTTAGATAGTTTGAGAGTTGTACTTCTCGGTGTTCATAAAATTGCTTTCTTGTGTCCTTTCTTTCTTGTATTCAACATACTGAATTGGGTTCTGTTATTCAGCGTGTACTTGATGCTCTCTTTCCTTCTGTTCTTGGAGGCACTTGTGCTATTCCTGGAGCCTTTGGTTGTGGAAAAACTGTCATCAGTCAGGCGCTTTCAAAGGTAATATGTTTCTTGCTATAGTTCATttccttgtttttgtttttgattgTTTACTTACACTTATCAACTTCTCCAGTACTCTAATTCTGACACAGTGGTTTATGTTGGCTGTGGGGAGAGAGGGAACGAAATGGCGGAGGTT from Musa acuminata AAA Group cultivar baxijiao chromosome BXJ2-11, Cavendish_Baxijiao_AAA, whole genome shotgun sequence encodes:
- the LOC135582381 gene encoding uncharacterized protein LOC135582381 isoform X1; translation: MAEGERRAATEETLASAEEGRVEVGRPAVLLVCGTLVYYHCAYRGSSLLSLVSDVLIVLLCSLAILGMLFRQMNISAVCLEQALFSGVQPSLSWRRLRPSAVAIRCSLLQHLRLLISDPKGSTVTAFVSTAGCYSLANRSLPLKTPLLFRPPNSNTALLQLSPTLQISPASLQKSLQAAEISSTSLPFLLQIARPSLQFITLQPSLQFIALQPTLQRIDLLFSSSLPPISLHLL